From a single Anaerolineales bacterium genomic region:
- the rmuC gene encoding DNA recombination protein RmuC — MANIPTENITILVGIVILLILFLLFIFIVVLFFQIRKLQSNKGEPSEIAPQIAVLGEKISHIEPVVQAVNILQANVQGLGERIGIVETSQSTVYQGVNQLGNEVRGLTERIVSVEKNQITSNQGVGNFATSALSSISELKTLTTTLSEATGAMRTDLSNTKNNLSELHAHIKSKQEVDRQTADSIRRLETIIAGTQTKGSAGENVLEVVFAKLPIEWQVRDFRIGGKSVEFALRLPNNLIMPIDSKWAATNLLEQFINSDDVQEQQRLKKDIESAVLAKAKEVRKYLDPSITVNFGVAVVPDAVYDLCAGIQSETFQLNVVLVSYSMFVPYLLLVFQTTLKTSQSVDLQKLDAYLQTAQESITNLQDELDGRFSRAITMMNNSRDDMRAVVGKLSGSLTGLQIGASSASQEKTLEG; from the coding sequence ATGGCAAATATCCCCACTGAAAACATCACCATCCTTGTAGGAATTGTTATTCTGCTGATTTTATTCTTGCTTTTTATCTTTATTGTTGTACTTTTCTTTCAGATCCGAAAACTTCAAAGCAACAAGGGTGAACCATCAGAAATTGCACCCCAAATTGCTGTATTAGGTGAAAAAATATCGCACATAGAGCCAGTTGTGCAAGCAGTAAATATTTTACAAGCAAATGTACAAGGACTAGGCGAAAGAATCGGAATAGTGGAGACAAGTCAAAGCACGGTCTATCAAGGCGTAAATCAATTAGGAAACGAAGTTCGGGGATTAACAGAAAGAATCGTTTCGGTAGAGAAAAACCAGATTACATCGAATCAGGGCGTAGGAAACTTCGCAACAAGCGCCTTATCTTCAATATCAGAACTCAAAACGCTCACAACAACTCTCTCTGAAGCAACGGGGGCAATGCGGACTGATTTGTCCAACACAAAAAACAATTTATCAGAACTTCATGCTCATATAAAATCAAAGCAAGAAGTTGATAGACAAACTGCTGATTCAATTCGCAGACTAGAAACTATCATCGCAGGCACACAAACCAAAGGCTCGGCAGGCGAAAATGTATTGGAAGTTGTTTTCGCCAAACTTCCAATTGAGTGGCAAGTCCGTGATTTTAGAATTGGGGGAAAATCTGTTGAGTTTGCGCTTCGTTTACCAAACAATTTAATTATGCCAATTGACAGTAAATGGGCAGCCACAAATTTACTTGAACAATTTATCAATTCTGATGACGTCCAAGAACAACAAAGGCTAAAAAAAGATATTGAAAGTGCAGTTTTAGCAAAAGCGAAAGAAGTTCGAAAATACCTTGACCCCAGCATAACCGTAAATTTTGGTGTTGCTGTTGTACCAGATGCAGTTTACGACTTATGCGCTGGCATCCAGTCGGAGACCTTTCAACTCAACGTTGTTCTTGTAAGCTACAGCATGTTTGTGCCTTATCTGCTTTTAGTTTTCCAAACCACGTTGAAAACTAGTCAAAGTGTAGATTTACAAAAATTAGACGCCTATTTACAAACCGCTCAAGAAAGTATTACCAATTTGCAGGACGAGTTAGATGGACGTTTTTCAAGGGCTATTACGATGATGAATAACTCGCGTGATGATATGCGTGCAGTAGTGGGCAAATTGAGCGGAAGTCTTACAGGCTTGCAGATTGGAGCAAGCTCAGCATCACAGGAAAAAACTCTTGAAGGCTAA
- a CDS encoding HU family DNA-binding protein translates to MSIKFNVVQRGNPAKPNAPKKYYPSIQSSGRMSLYELAEEASSRSTLTPADMMAAVESILAIIPEQLARGNIVELGDFGNFWLRTTSDGAEQAQDVRGDQITSLLPRFNPGKRFKRALRNVRFEKIR, encoded by the coding sequence ATGTCGATCAAGTTCAATGTCGTCCAGCGCGGCAACCCCGCCAAACCGAATGCGCCGAAGAAATATTATCCTTCCATCCAGTCCAGCGGACGCATGAGCCTGTATGAACTGGCGGAAGAAGCATCCAGCCGTTCCACGCTCACACCTGCCGACATGATGGCGGCGGTCGAGAGCATTCTTGCCATCATCCCGGAGCAATTGGCAAGGGGCAATATCGTCGAACTGGGCGATTTCGGGAACTTCTGGCTGCGCACCACGTCCGATGGGGCAGAGCAGGCACAAGACGTGCGAGGCGACCAGATCACCAGCCTCCTGCCGCGCTTCAACCCGGGCAAACGGTTCAAACGTGCACTAAGGAACGTCCGCTTCGAAAAGATCCGCTGA
- a CDS encoding VOC family protein → MRKIVTFLWFNDQAKEAVDLYVSLFEDAKIINTSYLTESVAKAAGNKPGDLSSIDFELNGQNFTALNGGPMYTFSEAISIAVNCKTQEEIDRLWEVLSEGGEIISCGWLKDKYGLTWQIMPESLDIMMRDPDTAKADRVSAAMLRMDKLNISELEKAYKGE, encoded by the coding sequence ATGAGAAAAATAGTGACTTTTCTTTGGTTTAACGACCAGGCAAAAGAAGCGGTAGATTTGTATGTGTCGCTGTTTGAAGATGCAAAAATAATAAACACATCATATCTCACAGAGTCGGTGGCAAAAGCAGCCGGAAATAAACCTGGTGATCTATCATCAATAGACTTTGAACTGAATGGCCAAAACTTTACTGCGCTAAATGGTGGTCCGATGTATACTTTTAGTGAGGCTATCTCAATAGCGGTAAACTGCAAAACTCAGGAAGAGATTGATAGGCTTTGGGAAGTGCTGTCTGAAGGCGGCGAAATAATTTCTTGCGGATGGCTTAAAGATAAGTATGGCTTAACGTGGCAGATTATGCCGGAAAGCCTGGATATCATGATGCGCGATCCAGACACAGCTAAGGCTGATCGGGTTAGCGCTGCTATGCTTCGTATGGATAAACTGAATATAAGCGAACTCGAAAAAGCCTACAAAGGCGAATAA
- a CDS encoding 2-oxoacid:ferredoxin oxidoreductase subunit beta, whose protein sequence is MTETLPMAGAPANTNAAGLTKNDYRGNPTTLCQGCGHNSISNQIVTALYEMNIVPEDVMKFSGIGCSSKSPTYFLNRTFGFNSLHGRMPSIATGALFANAQMKGIGVSGDGDTASIGMGQFKHVMRRNVNMVYIVENNGVYGLTKGQFSATAEKGLQLKKQGENPYMPVDICMEALVSNATFVARSFAGNPKQVKELLKAALAHNGIAVLDIISPCVTFNNQDNAYHSYAWGKDHEEPLHEISYIAPRSEIMLEREMMEGEVREVAMHDGSTIILKNLEKDYNPTDRVEAMRVMEEAQRNNWLVTGLLYLNTTKPTLTSIYNLVDTPLNRLTEADLRPERVMIDKINELMF, encoded by the coding sequence ATGACTGAAACTCTCCCCATGGCTGGCGCGCCAGCAAATACGAACGCCGCCGGTCTGACAAAGAATGATTACCGCGGCAATCCGACCACCTTGTGCCAGGGCTGCGGACATAACTCGATCTCGAACCAGATCGTGACCGCGCTGTACGAAATGAACATCGTGCCGGAAGATGTGATGAAGTTCAGCGGCATCGGCTGTTCGTCCAAGTCGCCGACCTACTTCCTGAACCGCACCTTCGGCTTCAACAGCCTGCACGGACGCATGCCTTCGATTGCAACGGGAGCGCTGTTCGCGAATGCGCAGATGAAGGGCATCGGCGTTTCGGGCGACGGCGACACCGCCAGCATCGGCATGGGACAATTCAAGCACGTCATGCGCCGCAATGTGAACATGGTCTATATCGTCGAGAACAACGGCGTGTACGGTCTCACCAAGGGACAGTTCTCCGCCACCGCCGAAAAAGGCTTGCAATTGAAAAAGCAGGGCGAGAATCCCTACATGCCCGTCGATATCTGCATGGAAGCGCTGGTCTCCAACGCGACCTTCGTGGCGCGTTCGTTCGCAGGCAACCCGAAACAGGTAAAGGAACTGCTGAAAGCCGCGCTGGCGCACAACGGCATCGCCGTGCTGGACATCATCAGTCCGTGCGTGACCTTCAACAATCAGGACAATGCCTACCACTCGTACGCCTGGGGCAAGGACCATGAAGAACCCCTGCACGAGATCTCGTACATCGCGCCGCGCAGCGAGATCATGCTCGAACGCGAGATGATGGAAGGCGAAGTCCGCGAAGTTGCCATGCACGACGGCTCGACGATCATCTTGAAGAACCTCGAAAAGGATTACAACCCCACGGACCGCGTCGAAGCAATGCGCGTGATGGAAGAAGCACAGCGCAACAACTGGCTGGTGACGGGTCTGCTCTACCTCAATACCACCAAGCCAACGCTGACCAGCATCTACAACCTTGTGGATACGCCGCTCAACCGCCTGACCGAAGCCGACCTGCGCCCTGAACGCGTCATGATCGACAAGATCAACGAGTTGATGTTCTAA
- a CDS encoding MFS transporter produces the protein MTNETTSEKLNLKQILPVLVIVLVDLMGLSIIIPLLPLYAARFGTTPLVIGILQATYPLMQFVGAPILGRLSDKFGRKPVLVVSQIGTLGGFILLGFADSLFLLFISRIIDGLSGANIATAQAAIADSTTEKTRTQGLGLIGAAFGVGFVLGPIIAFIVLAATGQNYQAVAFTAAFFSFVSILLTSFWFKETVQQAEDPEASRKRRPFSFDAMRNALKNPAIGFLLIIMFFYRIAFGGYEQLFSLFTLTRLGMDARDTSGLFALAGITIIVIQAGLIGRWSRQKGDRWLVLMGLGALAVGLIGTALTPASPVPWYERDRVLESMAGQGEQRVSIQSIQIELPEETSKGWGGVIWLLVASLPAAVGGAVLHPAINSLISKSANPAELGGTLGVSAAAYSAANAIAPLFYGTLFQVFGGPVPFFVGGLILASLRLFAPRVVK, from the coding sequence ATGACAAACGAAACAACTTCCGAAAAACTCAACCTCAAACAGATACTGCCCGTCCTTGTCATCGTGCTGGTGGACTTGATGGGACTGTCCATTATCATTCCTTTATTGCCGCTGTATGCTGCGCGCTTCGGGACCACCCCGCTGGTGATCGGCATCCTGCAGGCGACCTACCCGCTGATGCAATTCGTCGGCGCGCCGATCCTAGGCAGACTGTCCGATAAGTTCGGCAGGAAGCCGGTGCTGGTCGTCAGCCAGATCGGGACCCTGGGCGGGTTCATCCTGCTCGGCTTCGCGGACTCGCTGTTCCTTTTGTTCATTTCACGCATCATCGACGGGCTTTCCGGCGCGAACATCGCCACCGCCCAAGCCGCGATCGCAGACAGTACCACTGAAAAGACGCGCACACAGGGGCTGGGATTGATCGGCGCGGCGTTCGGGGTCGGCTTTGTGCTGGGACCGATCATCGCCTTCATCGTGCTGGCGGCGACCGGACAGAACTATCAGGCAGTGGCGTTCACCGCCGCTTTCTTCTCGTTCGTCTCCATCTTGTTGACGTCCTTCTGGTTCAAGGAGACGGTGCAGCAGGCGGAAGACCCCGAAGCCTCGCGCAAGCGCCGTCCCTTCTCGTTCGACGCGATGCGCAACGCGCTCAAGAATCCCGCCATCGGCTTTTTGCTGATCATCATGTTCTTTTACCGCATCGCCTTCGGCGGCTATGAACAACTCTTTTCGCTCTTCACGCTCACCCGCCTCGGCATGGACGCGCGCGACACGTCCGGTCTGTTCGCGCTGGCGGGCATCACCATCATCGTCATTCAGGCGGGTTTGATCGGCAGATGGTCGCGCCAAAAGGGAGATCGCTGGCTGGTGCTGATGGGACTGGGCGCATTGGCGGTCGGCTTGATCGGCACGGCGCTGACCCCGGCAAGCCCGGTTCCGTGGTACGAACGGGACAGGGTGCTCGAAAGCATGGCAGGACAGGGCGAACAACGCGTGTCGATCCAGAGCATACAGATCGAACTGCCCGAAGAGACATCCAAAGGCTGGGGCGGAGTCATCTGGCTGCTGGTGGCAAGCCTGCCCGCGGCGGTGGGCGGCGCGGTACTGCATCCCGCCATCAACAGCCTGATCTCCAAATCGGCAAACCCCGCCGAGTTGGGCGGGACGCTGGGCGTTTCGGCGGCGGCATACAGCGCGGCGAACGCCATTGCGCCGTTGTTCTATGGCACGCTCTTTCAAGTCTTTGGCGGACCCGTGCCATTCTTCGTGGGCGGACTGATATTGGCAAGCCTGCGCCTGTTCGCGCCGAGGGTCGTGAAATAG
- a CDS encoding GNAT family N-acetyltransferase encodes MTVEIVQLDQSNMDVLNNYDEDIYDEKIIPHRLAAVLGEQNHIILLAILDGVVIGQVLAVIHRHPDKPTELYIDDLAVSERFQRRGIATRLLEELFSIGVKRGCEEVWVATEPDNEPAKKFYGSLDLSMRDVVVFEGNLPNIA; translated from the coding sequence ATGACTGTAGAAATCGTTCAACTTGATCAAAGCAATATGGATGTTCTCAATAATTACGATGAGGACATATATGACGAGAAAATTATCCCGCACAGGCTTGCCGCGGTGCTGGGTGAACAGAATCATATTATCCTCTTGGCGATCCTCGATGGCGTTGTTATTGGTCAAGTTTTGGCGGTCATCCACAGGCATCCCGACAAACCGACAGAATTATATATTGATGACCTGGCGGTCTCCGAAAGATTTCAGCGGCGCGGAATCGCAACCCGCTTGCTTGAAGAATTGTTTTCGATAGGCGTCAAAAGGGGATGTGAAGAAGTCTGGGTAGCCACCGAACCTGACAATGAGCCTGCAAAAAAATTCTATGGTTCTTTGGACCTTTCCATGCGGGATGTTGTTGTTTTTGAAGGCAATCTACCGAACATTGCATAA
- a CDS encoding class I fructose-bisphosphate aldolase has product MTTDIQSLLGAQAESLLGFDSPKIPKERLHLPGPDFVDRVYFQSDRNPRVLNNLSRMYNHGRLAGTGYLSILPVDQGIEHSGGASFAKNPDYFDPENIVKLAIEGGCNAVASTFGVLGLMSRKYAHRIPFIVKVNHNELLTYPNSYEQILFGTVEQAYDMGAAAIGATIYFGSDDSHREIIEIAEAFALAHELGMATILWCYIRNSAFKKDKDYHVSADLTGQANHLGVTISADIIKQKLPENNGGFLALNTGDSSYGKLDKRMYSELASDHPIDLCRYQVANCYMGRAGLINSGGASGENDFAEAAATAVINKRAGGQGLISGRKAFQRPMADGVKILNTIQDVYLDKSITVA; this is encoded by the coding sequence ATGACTACCGATATTCAATCCCTGTTGGGAGCCCAGGCGGAATCTCTGCTCGGCTTTGATTCCCCCAAGATTCCCAAGGAACGCCTCCATCTCCCCGGTCCTGATTTTGTGGACCGTGTCTACTTCCAATCTGACAGGAATCCCCGCGTGCTGAACAATCTCTCACGGATGTACAACCACGGACGCCTCGCCGGAACGGGCTATCTCTCCATCCTGCCCGTGGACCAGGGCATCGAGCACTCGGGCGGCGCGAGCTTCGCCAAGAATCCCGATTACTTCGATCCGGAGAACATCGTCAAACTCGCCATCGAGGGCGGCTGCAACGCCGTCGCTTCGACCTTCGGCGTGCTGGGGCTGATGTCCCGCAAGTATGCGCACAGGATCCCCTTCATCGTCAAGGTCAACCACAACGAACTGTTGACCTATCCCAACAGCTACGAGCAGATCCTGTTCGGGACGGTGGAGCAGGCATACGACATGGGTGCGGCGGCGATCGGCGCGACGATCTACTTCGGCTCGGATGATTCGCACCGCGAGATCATCGAGATCGCGGAAGCCTTTGCGCTGGCGCATGAACTGGGCATGGCGACCATCCTGTGGTGCTACATCCGCAATTCCGCCTTCAAAAAGGACAAGGATTACCACGTCTCTGCCGACCTGACCGGGCAGGCGAACCACCTCGGCGTGACCATCTCCGCCGACATCATCAAGCAGAAACTGCCCGAGAACAACGGCGGCTTCCTTGCCTTGAACACGGGCGACAGTTCCTACGGCAAACTGGACAAGCGTATGTACAGCGAACTCGCCAGCGACCATCCGATCGACCTGTGCCGCTATCAGGTGGCAAACTGCTACATGGGGCGCGCAGGCTTGATCAACAGCGGCGGCGCTTCCGGTGAAAATGACTTTGCCGAAGCTGCGGCGACGGCGGTCATCAACAAGCGCGCGGGCGGACAGGGGCTCATCTCCGGGCGCAAAGCCTTCCAGCGCCCGATGGCGGACGGCGTAAAGATCCTGAACACCATCCAGGATGTGTATCTGGACAAGAGCATTACGGTGGCATAG
- the arfB gene encoding alternative ribosome rescue aminoacyl-tRNA hydrolase ArfB, with protein MSSLEAEIKLEYVRASGPGGQNVNKVATAVQLRFDVLNSPSLAADLKSRLMRLAGKRVNAEGVLVIEAKSRRTQEANREEALKKFHELIRKAGEKPKTRRKTKPTKASQEERLKGKKKRAEVKRLRRGGYESE; from the coding sequence ATGAGCAGCCTTGAAGCAGAGATCAAACTGGAATACGTGCGCGCTTCGGGACCGGGCGGGCAGAACGTCAACAAAGTGGCGACGGCGGTGCAGCTGCGCTTCGATGTGTTGAACTCGCCCTCGCTCGCCGCGGACTTAAAATCGCGCCTGATGCGCCTGGCAGGGAAACGGGTCAACGCGGAGGGCGTGCTGGTGATCGAAGCGAAATCCCGCCGCACACAAGAAGCCAACCGCGAAGAGGCGTTGAAGAAGTTCCACGAGTTGATCCGCAAAGCGGGCGAGAAGCCGAAAACCCGCCGCAAGACCAAGCCGACAAAGGCATCGCAGGAGGAACGGCTGAAGGGCAAGAAGAAACGGGCGGAGGTCAAGAGATTGAGGCGCGGGGGCTACGAGTCCGAGTGA
- a CDS encoding GNAT family N-acetyltransferase, which yields MTNELLLRDVVNDDLPIFFEQQLNKEANYMAAFTAKDPTNQEAFTAHWLRNLANETIINKTIVFDGQVAGSVASYEDEGKPEVTYWLGKEYWGKGIATWALKEFLSHHNKTRPIYARVAKDNPGSRRVLEKCGFTIIGESKGFANARGQEIEELLFELREI from the coding sequence ATGACAAATGAACTTCTTCTGCGTGATGTTGTAAACGATGACCTTCCAATCTTTTTTGAGCAACAATTAAATAAGGAAGCCAATTACATGGCAGCTTTTACAGCCAAAGACCCAACCAACCAAGAAGCCTTTACAGCACATTGGCTCAGAAATTTGGCAAATGAAACGATTATCAATAAGACAATCGTCTTCGATGGGCAAGTTGCAGGAAGTGTCGCGAGTTATGAAGATGAAGGCAAACCAGAAGTCACTTACTGGCTTGGAAAGGAATATTGGGGTAAAGGAATTGCCACTTGGGCATTGAAAGAGTTTTTATCCCACCACAATAAGACCCGCCCGATCTATGCGAGAGTAGCAAAAGATAATCCTGGCTCACGTCGAGTATTGGAAAAATGCGGTTTTACCATTATCGGAGAATCTAAGGGGTTTGCTAATGCTCGTGGTCAAGAAATCGAAGAGTTACTTTTCGAATTAAGAGAAATTTAA
- a CDS encoding DinB family protein has translation MTNKYLPTDQILAMLKETSPRLADLASSLAPVQLHTAPSAEKWSVNDVLAHLRACADVWGGYYIMTILAQDNPTIKARNPRTWIKNTDYREQDFPSSLRAFTKQRKELLAVLESLSPKDWARTNTLIGAGKPLQQTLLSHADGLARHERAHLKQIELTLNMLKGGS, from the coding sequence TTGACAAATAAATACCTTCCCACTGATCAGATCCTGGCTATGCTGAAAGAAACTTCGCCGCGCTTGGCGGATCTTGCATCCAGCCTTGCACCAGTGCAATTGCATACAGCTCCCAGCGCAGAGAAATGGTCCGTCAACGATGTGCTTGCCCACTTGCGCGCGTGTGCCGATGTCTGGGGTGGTTACTATATCATGACAATCCTCGCTCAAGATAATCCAACGATTAAGGCTAGAAACCCGCGCACCTGGATCAAGAATACTGACTATCGCGAACAGGATTTTCCGTCCTCACTGCGCGCCTTTACAAAGCAGCGTAAGGAACTCCTAGCAGTATTGGAATCTTTGTCACCAAAAGACTGGGCACGTACGAATACGCTCATCGGAGCGGGAAAGCCCCTCCAACAAACCTTGTTATCGCATGCCGATGGACTGGCGCGTCATGAACGCGCCCACCTTAAACAGATCGAACTCACCCTCAATATGCTGAAAGGCGGCTCATAG
- a CDS encoding 2-oxoacid:acceptor oxidoreductase subunit alpha: protein MNKKVNDFSITVGTKNGSGSSTANNTILRSIFKMGIPVSGKNLFPSNIQGLPTWYTIRVNKDGFIGRQESNDIVIAMNPDSFARDLASVSPGGAFFYADDIKQPITRVDIAIYPMPVKTIVRNDPNVPTDFRELVGNMVYVGVLAQMIGIDFETIRAALTFHFKGKQKPIDMNFNALKAGADWAKENLEKKDPFQLEPMNKTDGLIMADGNTAAAIGSIFGGIQFAAWYPITPASSLAESLNDFLPMLRKREDGKHTYAVVQAEDELAALGMTVGAGWAGLRAMTSTSGPGLSLMTEFAGLAYFAEVPVVIWDVQRIGPSTGLPTRTSQGDLTFTHFIGHGDSHSVTLLPGDVYECFEFGWKSFDVAERLQTPVFVLSDLDMGMNQWMSKPFQYPETPMDRGKFLTEKDLEELKGNWGRYRDNDGDGIPYRTFPGNKHPMSAYFTRGTGHDENARYSEDADVYLRNMERLKHKYETAKKYVPAPVLHTNKKATVGILAYGSTENAIFEAQHQLAAEHGLQSELMRIRAIPFTDEVTKFIEKYDQVFVVEMNRDGQMHQILLTEYPQYAAKFKSVAYQDGLPAAAKWVREGILAKYESRKAEGKAQKKAPVKKTASKAKPAPKKKAAAKSAKKITAKSKTSAKSKRK from the coding sequence ATGAACAAAAAAGTGAACGATTTTTCGATCACGGTTGGCACCAAGAACGGCTCCGGCAGTTCCACCGCCAACAACACCATCCTGCGTTCGATCTTCAAGATGGGCATCCCCGTTTCGGGCAAGAACCTGTTCCCCTCCAATATCCAGGGCTTGCCGACGTGGTACACCATCCGCGTCAACAAGGATGGCTTTATCGGACGGCAGGAAAGCAACGATATCGTCATTGCGATGAACCCCGATTCGTTCGCGCGGGACCTCGCATCTGTTTCGCCCGGCGGAGCCTTTTTCTACGCCGACGATATCAAACAGCCCATCACCCGCGTGGACATTGCCATCTACCCGATGCCGGTCAAGACCATCGTCCGCAACGACCCGAACGTCCCAACCGACTTCCGCGAACTGGTCGGCAACATGGTCTATGTGGGCGTGCTGGCGCAGATGATCGGCATCGATTTCGAAACGATCCGCGCCGCGCTGACCTTCCACTTCAAGGGCAAGCAGAAACCGATCGACATGAACTTCAACGCCCTGAAAGCCGGCGCCGACTGGGCGAAGGAAAATCTTGAAAAGAAAGACCCGTTCCAGCTCGAACCGATGAACAAGACCGACGGTTTGATCATGGCGGACGGCAACACCGCCGCAGCGATCGGCTCCATTTTCGGCGGCATTCAGTTCGCGGCATGGTACCCGATCACGCCCGCCTCTTCCCTCGCTGAATCCCTGAACGACTTCCTGCCCATGCTCCGCAAGCGCGAAGACGGCAAGCACACCTATGCGGTCGTGCAGGCGGAAGATGAACTCGCCGCGCTCGGCATGACCGTCGGCGCAGGCTGGGCGGGCTTGCGCGCAATGACATCCACCTCCGGTCCCGGTCTCTCGCTGATGACCGAGTTTGCAGGTTTGGCGTATTTCGCGGAAGTGCCGGTGGTGATTTGGGATGTGCAGCGCATCGGTCCGAGCACCGGCTTGCCGACCCGCACCTCGCAAGGCGACCTGACCTTCACGCACTTTATCGGTCACGGCGACTCGCACTCGGTCACGCTCCTGCCCGGTGACGTGTACGAATGCTTCGAGTTCGGCTGGAAATCCTTTGACGTTGCCGAACGTTTGCAGACTCCCGTCTTTGTGTTGAGCGACCTCGACATGGGCATGAACCAGTGGATGAGCAAACCCTTCCAGTATCCCGAAACCCCGATGGATCGCGGCAAGTTCCTGACCGAAAAAGACCTCGAGGAACTCAAGGGCAACTGGGGACGCTACCGCGACAATGACGGCGACGGAATTCCGTACCGCACCTTCCCCGGCAACAAACACCCGATGAGCGCGTACTTCACGCGCGGCACCGGTCACGATGAGAACGCGCGTTACAGCGAAGACGCTGATGTATATCTGCGCAACATGGAACGTCTCAAGCACAAATACGAGACCGCAAAGAAGTATGTCCCTGCGCCGGTGTTGCACACGAACAAGAAAGCGACCGTCGGCATCCTTGCCTACGGTTCGACGGAAAACGCCATCTTCGAAGCACAGCACCAGCTTGCGGCTGAGCATGGTCTCCAGTCCGAGTTGATGCGCATACGCGCCATCCCCTTCACGGACGAAGTGACCAAGTTCATCGAGAAATACGACCAGGTCTTCGTCGTGGAAATGAACCGCGACGGACAGATGCACCAGATCCTGCTGACCGAATACCCGCAGTATGCGGCGAAGTTCAAGTCGGTGGCGTATCAGGACGGTCTGCCCGCGGCGGCGAAGTGGGTGCGCGAGGGGATTCTGGCGAAGTATGAAAGCCGGAAGGCGGAAGGCAAAGCGCAGAAGAAGGCTCCAGTGAAGAAGACTGCTTCGAAGGCAAAGCCAGCCCCAAAGAAGAAAGCGGCGGCGAAATCCGCAAAGAAGATCACCGCCAAGTCCAAGACATCCGCGAAATCGAAGCGGAAATAA